One Terriglobia bacterium genomic region harbors:
- a CDS encoding enoyl-CoA hydratase/isomerase family protein: MSSPSSAITKRITLETRGALARIILARPPLNVIDFPMMDQLADALQKLEEHKQIAVVVLSGEDKNFSAGVDVAVHTPDKIPAMLQKFHGLILALAKLPKITIADVRGACLGGGAELAMVCDLCFTTPDAKWGFPEITLGCYPPVACTALAALVGQKRAADLIFTGRTFSGEAAAAWGLANEAAVDDRMDQAIQSRLGPLLKLSPAALAHAKKAFYAWDSIHLDKGLARAEKIYVEELMQTDDAQEGIQAWMEKRKPEWKGR; this comes from the coding sequence ATGAGTTCACCGTCATCCGCCATCACGAAGCGCATTACCCTCGAGACGCGGGGTGCCCTGGCCCGCATCATCCTCGCCCGCCCTCCGCTGAACGTGATTGACTTCCCCATGATGGACCAGCTTGCGGACGCGCTCCAGAAGCTGGAAGAGCACAAACAGATTGCGGTAGTCGTATTGAGCGGCGAAGACAAGAACTTCTCCGCCGGGGTGGACGTTGCGGTGCACACGCCGGACAAGATCCCCGCCATGCTGCAGAAATTTCACGGTCTGATCCTGGCGCTGGCCAAGCTTCCCAAAATCACCATTGCGGACGTCCGTGGCGCGTGCCTGGGCGGCGGCGCCGAACTGGCCATGGTCTGCGACCTGTGCTTCACCACGCCGGACGCCAAGTGGGGCTTCCCGGAGATCACGTTGGGTTGCTATCCGCCGGTGGCGTGCACCGCGCTGGCCGCGCTGGTCGGGCAGAAGCGCGCCGCTGACCTGATCTTCACCGGACGAACTTTTTCCGGCGAAGCGGCCGCCGCCTGGGGCCTGGCGAATGAAGCCGCCGTGGACGACCGCATGGACCAGGCCATCCAAAGCCGTCTGGGGCCGCTTCTCAAGCTCAGTCCGGCGGCTCTGGCCCACGCCAAGAAAGCTTTCTACGCGTGGGACTCCATTCACTTGGACAAAGGCCTGGCGCGCGCGGAAAAGATTTATGTAGAAGAGCTCATGCAGACCGACGACGCCCAAGAAGGCATTCAGGCCTGGATGGAGAAGCGGAAGCCGGAGTGGAAGGGAAGATAG
- a CDS encoding phenylacetate-CoA oxygenase subunit PaaI, which yields MPGKIHKIGTFSDWVGLFNEWRKEVGVDHDQIKEFKFDTLYGAIETDEITFGYYKGRNKWENMRQIPTQNMRDALMNLIVYQGDTEFASVEQQRWLFESAPSDYDRSCLTRVMIEEMRHGWQMCALLIDFFGDTGKVEAKKMLDRRAYENKRLLGSFNEECDNWLDFFAFTDFVDRDGKFQLQMLKYSAFAPLGRSMSYMLKEEAFHMGTGNTGLARIAEAGVVPSWLMQKYLNKWISSSYDLFGTDHSSSAQWAYTWGLKGRYDEPANPHPADLEDLNDYNRHLYRDECATLVKRISAAQKQGNTALYCPDIKFHRNIGKWKGQMFHPQTGEPMEEKEYREQLETWMPTAADKKLLMDIIGAEKKWIAPRLGGRDPLVTIGEVRKNAINAEK from the coding sequence ATGCCTGGAAAAATACACAAGATCGGCACGTTCAGTGACTGGGTCGGCCTGTTCAACGAGTGGCGCAAGGAAGTGGGCGTGGACCACGACCAGATCAAAGAGTTCAAGTTTGACACCCTGTACGGCGCCATCGAAACCGACGAGATCACCTTTGGCTATTACAAGGGCCGCAACAAGTGGGAGAACATGCGCCAGATCCCCACCCAGAACATGCGTGACGCCCTGATGAACCTGATCGTCTACCAGGGTGACACCGAGTTCGCCAGCGTGGAACAGCAGCGCTGGCTTTTTGAGAGCGCGCCCAGTGACTATGACCGTTCCTGCCTGACCCGCGTGATGATTGAAGAAATGCGCCACGGGTGGCAGATGTGCGCGCTGCTCATAGACTTCTTCGGCGATACCGGCAAGGTGGAAGCCAAGAAAATGCTGGACCGCCGCGCCTACGAGAACAAGCGCCTGCTGGGCAGCTTTAATGAAGAATGCGACAACTGGCTGGACTTCTTCGCCTTCACTGACTTTGTTGACCGCGATGGCAAATTCCAGCTCCAGATGCTCAAGTATTCCGCCTTCGCTCCGCTGGGCCGTTCCATGAGTTACATGCTGAAGGAAGAAGCCTTCCACATGGGCACGGGCAACACTGGACTGGCGCGCATCGCGGAAGCCGGCGTGGTTCCCTCGTGGCTGATGCAGAAATATCTGAACAAGTGGATTTCCAGTTCGTACGACCTGTTCGGCACGGACCATTCCTCATCCGCGCAATGGGCCTACACCTGGGGATTGAAGGGCCGCTATGACGAGCCGGCCAATCCGCATCCCGCGGACCTTGAGGACTTGAACGATTACAACCGCCATCTCTATCGCGACGAATGCGCCACGCTGGTCAAGCGCATCAGCGCTGCGCAGAAGCAGGGCAATACGGCGCTCTATTGTCCGGACATCAAGTTCCACCGCAATATCGGCAAGTGGAAAGGCCAGATGTTCCATCCCCAAACCGGTGAGCCGATGGAAGAGAAAGAATACCGCGAGCAACTGGAAACCTGGATGCCCACCGCGGCCGACAAAAAGCTGTTGATGGACATCATCGGCGCGGAGAAGAAGTGGATTGCGCCGCGCCTGGGTGGACGCGACCCGCTGGTTACCATCGGCGAAGTACGGAAGAACGCGATTAATGCGGAAAAGTAG
- a CDS encoding CoA-transferase, translating to MSYTLNELMVVAAAREIKDGEVVFVGMRLPLIAFVVAKKTHAPNAVGLFENGVIRSSPSPELIYTMADPPNIKGATQCLDMLSVMGLLQSGRVHLGFLGAAEVDRYGNLNSTQVESKKAQGKHGLVRLPGSGGACDIASLAHRFVSLLEHARHRLPERVSYITSPGNGEGAGWRKRVGLPRGGPSAVITSKCVLRFSDDSGEAYLSTTHPGVAVDDVVANTGWQLKVADDLRPTPVPSVAELRAIREYDTKGFWTS from the coding sequence ATGTCCTACACCCTCAACGAGCTCATGGTCGTGGCCGCGGCGCGCGAGATCAAAGACGGCGAAGTGGTCTTCGTCGGCATGCGCTTGCCGCTGATTGCGTTTGTGGTCGCCAAGAAGACCCATGCGCCGAATGCCGTCGGCCTGTTCGAGAATGGCGTGATCCGCTCCTCGCCGTCGCCCGAGCTGATCTATACCATGGCCGACCCGCCCAACATCAAAGGCGCCACGCAGTGCCTGGACATGCTGAGCGTGATGGGCTTGTTGCAGTCGGGGAGAGTGCATCTCGGTTTTCTTGGCGCGGCGGAAGTGGACCGCTATGGCAACCTCAACTCCACGCAGGTCGAAAGTAAAAAAGCCCAAGGCAAGCACGGGCTGGTCCGGCTGCCGGGTTCGGGCGGCGCCTGCGACATTGCTTCCCTGGCACACCGCTTCGTGTCGCTGCTGGAACATGCGCGGCATCGCCTGCCCGAGCGCGTGAGTTACATCACCAGTCCCGGCAACGGCGAGGGCGCGGGATGGCGCAAGCGCGTGGGCCTTCCGCGCGGCGGACCTTCGGCGGTGATCACGTCGAAATGCGTGCTGCGCTTTAGCGATGACAGCGGGGAAGCTTACCTCTCTACCACCCACCCTGGCGTGGCCGTGGACGACGTGGTGGCGAACACCGGATGGCAGCTCAAAGTCGCTGACGATTTGCGGCCAACGCCGGTGCCGAGCGTCGCCGAGTTGAGGGCCATCCGCGAGTACGATACAAAAGGATTCTGGACGAGCTAG
- a CDS encoding VOC family protein yields the protein MNKRVIGLGGIFFKAKDPQRMYEWYAKHLGIAGKPDEGSMFKWRRLEDPSHETFTVWSIFPQDTKYFNPSSAPFMINYQVEDLDAVLEALRAEGVTIDPKREDHEYGRFAWIMDPEGNRIELWQPPAKKE from the coding sequence ATGAACAAGCGTGTGATCGGCCTGGGCGGTATCTTCTTCAAGGCCAAAGATCCCCAAAGAATGTACGAGTGGTATGCGAAACACCTGGGCATCGCGGGCAAGCCGGACGAAGGCAGCATGTTCAAGTGGCGGCGTCTCGAAGACCCCTCGCACGAGACCTTCACCGTGTGGTCCATCTTTCCCCAGGACACCAAGTATTTCAATCCCAGCAGCGCACCCTTCATGATCAACTATCAGGTGGAAGACCTGGATGCGGTGCTGGAGGCGTTGCGGGCTGAGGGCGTAACGATCGATCCGAAACGCGAAGACCACGAATACGGGCGTTTTGCCTGGATCATGGACCCGGAGGGGAACCGGATTGAACTCTGGCAACCACCTGCGAAGAAAGAGTGA
- a CDS encoding aldehyde dehydrogenase family protein, with protein MLTATKTHISPGKLLINGQWSEGSGRAFDTINPATGEVLTQIADATAQDVDLAVAAARKAFDDMGGPWRKMSSSDRGKLLWRIADLVEKSIEELAELETLDNGKPIFESRYVDMPMVADVFRYFAGWATKVHGETVNTFSNAFTYTLREPVGVVGAIVAWNFPLLLASWKLGPALACGNCVVLKPAEDTSLTALRFGELCLEAGLPAGVLNIVTGGPATGQALVKHPGVDKVAFTGSTSVGKEIMRASADTLKRVTLELGGKSPNIVFADSSLDSAVKGALNGIFYGKGEVCCAGSRLFVEKKAEDEFMTKLVEGSKKIKLGDPLDPKTRLGAIVSQKQMDTVLGYIESGKKEGAAVLAGGKRAAVNGDHGFFIEPTIFGGVKNDMKIAQEEIFGPVLATLTFDDIEEVAEQANRNVYGLAAAVWTNDIKKAHQLSRRLKAGTVWINTYGVMDAALPFGGYKQSGFGRELGMHAIEHYTELKTVWMNL; from the coding sequence AACGGGCAGTGGAGTGAAGGCTCCGGCCGCGCGTTTGACACCATCAATCCCGCCACCGGTGAAGTGCTCACGCAGATCGCTGACGCCACCGCGCAGGATGTTGACCTGGCCGTGGCCGCGGCGCGCAAGGCCTTCGACGACATGGGCGGCCCGTGGCGCAAGATGTCCTCCAGCGACCGCGGCAAGCTCCTATGGCGCATCGCCGACCTGGTGGAAAAGAGCATTGAAGAGCTGGCCGAGCTGGAAACATTGGACAATGGCAAGCCCATCTTCGAATCGCGTTACGTGGACATGCCTATGGTGGCGGACGTGTTCCGCTATTTCGCCGGGTGGGCCACCAAGGTCCACGGTGAAACGGTAAACACTTTCAGCAACGCGTTCACGTACACGCTGCGCGAGCCGGTGGGCGTTGTAGGCGCGATCGTTGCCTGGAACTTCCCGCTGTTGCTGGCCAGTTGGAAGCTGGGTCCGGCCCTGGCATGCGGCAACTGCGTGGTGCTCAAGCCTGCGGAAGACACTTCACTCACCGCGCTGCGCTTTGGCGAACTGTGCCTGGAAGCTGGACTCCCCGCGGGCGTGTTGAACATAGTCACCGGCGGACCGGCCACCGGACAGGCTCTGGTGAAGCATCCCGGCGTGGACAAAGTCGCGTTCACCGGATCAACTTCCGTAGGCAAAGAGATCATGCGGGCGTCGGCGGACACGCTGAAGCGCGTGACGCTGGAGTTGGGCGGCAAATCGCCGAACATCGTGTTCGCTGATTCGTCCCTGGACTCGGCTGTGAAAGGCGCGCTCAACGGCATCTTTTACGGCAAAGGTGAAGTCTGCTGCGCCGGTTCGCGCCTGTTCGTGGAGAAAAAAGCGGAAGACGAATTCATGACCAAGCTGGTCGAAGGCAGCAAGAAGATCAAACTGGGCGACCCGCTGGACCCCAAAACGCGCCTAGGCGCCATTGTGAGCCAGAAGCAGATGGACACGGTGCTGGGCTACATCGAATCCGGCAAGAAAGAAGGCGCTGCCGTGCTGGCCGGCGGCAAGCGCGCCGCGGTCAATGGCGACCACGGTTTCTTCATCGAGCCCACGATTTTCGGCGGCGTGAAGAACGATATGAAGATCGCGCAGGAAGAGATATTTGGCCCCGTGCTGGCCACGCTCACGTTTGACGACATCGAAGAAGTCGCCGAACAAGCCAACCGCAACGTCTACGGCCTGGCCGCCGCGGTGTGGACCAACGACATCAAGAAAGCCCACCAGCTGTCGCGCCGCCTGAAGGCCGGCACAGTGTGGATCAACACCTACGGAGTGATGGACGCGGCGCTGCCTTTCGGCGGATACAAGCAATCCGGCTTTGGCCGCGAACTGGGCATGCACGCGATTGAACACTACACGGAACTCAAGACCGTGTGGATGAATTTGTGA
- a CDS encoding DUF962 domain-containing protein, producing the protein MPDQTFASYEEFFAFYLREHSDPRNRWMHAAGTSLGLVTLIVPFVVGHPWYALLWPVVAYGFAWTGHFLIEGNKPATFGHPFWSFISDFRMLGLMITGRLEARMQGKP; encoded by the coding sequence GTGCCTGACCAGACCTTTGCTTCTTACGAGGAATTCTTTGCGTTTTATCTGCGCGAGCACAGCGATCCGCGTAACCGCTGGATGCATGCCGCGGGAACCTCGCTGGGCCTAGTCACGCTGATTGTGCCGTTTGTCGTGGGCCATCCTTGGTACGCGCTATTGTGGCCAGTGGTCGCCTACGGCTTTGCCTGGACGGGACACTTCCTCATCGAAGGCAACAAGCCGGCTACGTTCGGACATCCGTTCTGGTCGTTCATCAGCGACTTTCGAATGCTGGGACTAATGATAACCGGCAGGCTCGAAGCCCGGATGCAAGGGAAGCCCTAG